The Urbifossiella limnaea genome has a window encoding:
- the aroB gene encoding 3-dehydroquinate synthase encodes MESVHVRLGPRSYEIALTTAQPAGVGPFARRALPASTAALVVSDANTASLANDVEATLRANGFRTASVTVPAGEGTKSLAELSNLYDALYAMTADRRTAVVAVGGGVVGDLGGFAAATYNRGLPLLMVPTTMLAMVDSSVGGKTGVNHPKGKNLIGAFHQPAGVWIDTAFLDTLPDREFRSGLAEVVKYGVILDEPFFDDLEANAGDLLAREPATLRHVVGRSCRLKADVVEKDEREETGLRAVLNYGHTFAHAFETVGGYGGWLHGEAVAAGMVCAARLAERHGLIGPVLGQRQLALLTKFGLPTASKPEWPMDELIAVMRRDKKAAGGNLRFILPTRLGEVRLFDDVPEALVRDVLAAP; translated from the coding sequence ATGGAGTCCGTCCACGTCCGCCTCGGGCCGCGGTCTTACGAGATCGCCCTGACGACCGCGCAGCCCGCCGGCGTCGGCCCGTTCGCCCGCCGCGCGCTGCCCGCGTCCACAGCGGCGCTCGTCGTTTCCGACGCCAACACCGCCTCCCTTGCCAACGACGTAGAAGCCACGCTCCGAGCCAACGGCTTCCGCACCGCCAGTGTCACCGTCCCCGCCGGCGAAGGGACGAAGTCCCTCGCCGAGTTGTCGAACCTGTACGACGCGCTGTACGCGATGACCGCCGACCGCCGCACCGCGGTCGTGGCCGTCGGGGGCGGCGTCGTCGGCGACCTCGGCGGGTTCGCGGCCGCGACGTACAACCGCGGCCTGCCGCTGCTCATGGTGCCGACCACGATGCTGGCGATGGTCGATTCGTCGGTCGGCGGCAAGACCGGCGTCAACCACCCGAAGGGGAAGAACCTCATCGGGGCGTTCCACCAGCCGGCCGGCGTGTGGATCGATACCGCCTTCCTCGACACACTCCCCGACCGAGAGTTCCGGAGCGGCCTCGCCGAGGTCGTGAAGTACGGCGTCATTCTCGATGAGCCCTTCTTCGACGACCTGGAGGCGAACGCTGGAGACCTGCTGGCCCGCGAACCGGCGACGCTTCGGCACGTCGTCGGCAGGTCTTGTCGGCTCAAGGCCGATGTCGTGGAGAAGGACGAGCGCGAGGAAACCGGCCTCCGGGCGGTGCTGAACTACGGCCACACGTTCGCCCACGCCTTCGAGACGGTCGGCGGGTACGGCGGCTGGCTGCACGGCGAGGCGGTCGCCGCCGGAATGGTGTGCGCGGCACGGCTGGCGGAACGCCACGGGCTTATCGGCCCGGTTCTCGGTCAACGGCAACTCGCGCTCCTGACGAAGTTCGGCCTACCCACCGCTTCGAAGCCCGAGTGGCCGATGGATGAGCTGATCGCCGTGATGCGTCGCGACAAAAAGGCGGCCGGCGGCAATCTGCGGTTCATCCTGCCGACGCGGCTCGGCGAGGTGCGTCTGTTCGACGACGTGCCGGAAGCCCTCGTCCGCGACGTGCTGGCCGCGCCATGA
- a CDS encoding Gfo/Idh/MocA family protein, which translates to MSHRTTRRRFLAAAPAALAAPMYVRAQNANSRLNLAVIGVADRGAANLAGVQHENVAVLCDIDPARLDAAKARFPMAETFIDYRQLFDRASNRFDAVVISTPDHSHCLPAALAMTRGKHVYCEKPLAYSVAECRLMRKLAVERKLVTQMGTQIHAGDNYRRVVEIVRAGLLGNVRRVHVWLAGKPPAGVRKGPKASPKLDIDLWAGPSTTPLFDAEHPGSPHASPSRPWPHFHWRYWWEFGGGQLADFGCHFMDLPAWALNLGLPTRVEATGRKTYQGDNTVPDVMQVDYRFPAAAGRGEVHLTWYHGVQGPALDGSVRHEGFGSGVLFEGDKAQLLADYGKLRVLPDAAARDFKAPPRSIPASIGHHREWTEAVKTGGPTTCNFDYSGRLAEAVLLGNVAYRAGRPITWNAETGRTDSADADRYLAREYRRGWELPGT; encoded by the coding sequence ATGTCGCACCGCACCACCCGCCGGCGCTTCCTCGCCGCCGCCCCCGCCGCTCTCGCCGCCCCGATGTACGTCCGGGCGCAGAACGCGAACAGCCGGCTGAACCTGGCCGTGATCGGTGTCGCCGACCGCGGCGCGGCGAACCTCGCCGGCGTGCAGCACGAGAACGTCGCCGTCCTGTGCGACATCGACCCGGCCCGGCTCGACGCCGCGAAGGCCCGCTTCCCGATGGCGGAAACGTTCATCGACTACCGCCAGCTGTTCGACCGCGCGAGCAACCGGTTCGACGCCGTCGTGATCAGCACGCCGGACCACTCGCACTGCCTGCCCGCGGCGCTGGCCATGACCCGCGGCAAGCACGTCTACTGCGAGAAGCCGCTGGCGTACTCCGTGGCCGAGTGCCGGCTCATGCGCAAGCTCGCCGTCGAGCGGAAGCTCGTGACGCAGATGGGGACGCAGATTCACGCCGGCGACAACTACCGCCGCGTGGTCGAGATCGTGCGGGCGGGGCTGCTCGGCAACGTGCGGCGGGTTCACGTGTGGCTCGCGGGGAAGCCGCCGGCGGGAGTGCGGAAGGGGCCGAAGGCCAGCCCGAAGCTCGACATCGACCTGTGGGCCGGCCCGTCCACGACGCCGCTGTTCGACGCCGAGCACCCCGGCAGCCCGCACGCCAGCCCGAGCCGCCCGTGGCCGCACTTCCACTGGCGGTACTGGTGGGAGTTCGGCGGCGGGCAGCTGGCCGACTTCGGCTGCCACTTCATGGACCTGCCGGCGTGGGCGCTGAACCTCGGCCTGCCGACGCGAGTCGAGGCTACCGGCCGCAAGACGTACCAGGGCGACAACACCGTCCCCGACGTGATGCAGGTCGATTACCGATTCCCGGCCGCGGCCGGCCGCGGCGAGGTGCATCTGACGTGGTACCACGGCGTCCAGGGGCCGGCGCTCGACGGCTCGGTGCGGCACGAAGGGTTCGGCTCCGGCGTGTTGTTCGAAGGCGACAAGGCACAGCTGCTGGCCGACTACGGCAAGCTGCGCGTGCTGCCGGACGCCGCCGCGCGTGACTTCAAGGCGCCGCCGCGGTCCATCCCGGCGTCGATCGGGCACCACCGCGAGTGGACCGAAGCGGTGAAGACCGGCGGCCCGACGACGTGCAACTTCGACTACTCCGGCCGGCTCGCGGAGGCGGTGTTGCTGGGGAACGTGGCCTACCGCGCCGGCCGACCGATTACTTGGAACGCCGAGACGGGCCGCACCGACTCGGCGGACGCGGACCGCTACCTGGCGCGGGAGTACCGCCGCGGGTGGGAACTGCCCGGCACCTGA
- a CDS encoding glycosyltransferase family 87 protein: MTDATTASWLRDRLWIAWATAVAVWSVWIGSLALGTPAWKRDAEGMLLCADHIAFYSAATLLRDGRPGELYTPDAIGEVQQNAVRADGEWPYHMAYRNPPFYALLYVPTAGLPFVGSVLVWMAVSFAAIGFAVWCLRPARPWRTFARALAFYPVFTAITFGQNTPLSLAVYAAVYRLAADRRPFAAGLAAGLLWYKPQLLIGLFVWWGLAPRRHRWEWLGVAATGFLLAAVSWLVIPEASRAFVETLRANVTYGGENEWNLHSPRKFWAVLLPGAAAELLMSLTLLATAAAVGAAAWLRLRTGGALAVMFPAAVFVTLWASPHTLIYEWALLFAAAVVLWERLPARRDTWLTWFTVAWLALTVSTTATLVQKRFLGWPVLFQLSIPVLAVVGVRLFRSLGGREAVPAT, from the coding sequence ATGACCGACGCGACCACGGCCTCCTGGCTGCGCGACCGGCTGTGGATCGCCTGGGCGACCGCGGTCGCCGTGTGGTCCGTCTGGATCGGCAGCCTGGCGCTTGGTACTCCCGCGTGGAAGCGCGACGCCGAGGGGATGCTCCTGTGCGCGGACCACATCGCGTTCTACTCCGCCGCCACGCTCCTTCGTGACGGCCGGCCCGGCGAGTTGTACACGCCCGACGCCATCGGCGAGGTGCAGCAGAACGCCGTCCGCGCGGACGGCGAGTGGCCGTACCACATGGCCTACCGAAACCCGCCGTTCTACGCCCTGCTGTACGTCCCCACAGCCGGGTTGCCGTTCGTCGGCAGCGTGCTCGTGTGGATGGCCGTCAGCTTCGCGGCGATCGGCTTCGCGGTGTGGTGCCTCCGGCCGGCGCGGCCGTGGCGCACCTTCGCGCGGGCGCTGGCGTTCTACCCGGTATTCACGGCGATCACGTTCGGGCAGAACACGCCGCTGAGCCTCGCCGTCTACGCCGCCGTCTACCGGCTGGCTGCCGACCGGCGGCCCTTCGCGGCCGGGCTCGCCGCGGGTTTGCTGTGGTACAAGCCGCAGTTGCTCATCGGCCTGTTCGTGTGGTGGGGGCTGGCCCCGCGGCGGCACCGGTGGGAGTGGCTCGGCGTCGCCGCCACGGGGTTTCTGTTGGCGGCGGTCAGCTGGCTCGTCATTCCGGAGGCGAGTCGGGCGTTCGTCGAGACGCTCCGGGCTAACGTGACCTACGGCGGCGAGAACGAGTGGAACTTGCACTCGCCGCGGAAATTCTGGGCCGTCCTCCTTCCGGGCGCGGCCGCTGAGCTCCTGATGTCGTTGACGCTGCTCGCCACCGCGGCCGCGGTCGGCGCCGCGGCGTGGTTACGTCTCCGGACGGGCGGGGCGCTCGCGGTGATGTTCCCGGCCGCCGTGTTCGTGACGCTCTGGGCGTCGCCGCACACACTCATCTACGAGTGGGCGCTCCTGTTCGCCGCGGCCGTGGTGCTGTGGGAACGCCTGCCGGCCCGCCGCGACACGTGGCTCACGTGGTTCACGGTCGCCTGGCTCGCACTCACCGTAAGTACCACGGCGACGCTCGTGCAAAAGCGATTCCTGGGGTGGCCCGTGCTTTTCCAGCTGAGCATCCCGGTGCTGGCGGTCGTGGGGGTCCGGTTGTTCCGGTCGCTCGGCGGCCGTGAGGCGGTGCCCGCAACTTGA
- a CDS encoding ComEC/Rec2 family competence protein, which produces MGEPTATAEPAWREFARAPLVPVALAAAVGLVLDRYAGGPLAAELLTAGAGIVAWGVSRRAAWLWLAAAGVAAAHHHTHRAAFDADDIAAFATARPAPARVRGTLDEEPARFRPPRPDPLLGRPSPATASTTLAVTAVETRDGWRPASGRARLTVDGRLDGLHLGDTVEVVALLSLPDGPSNPGELDYASLLRDRRVTASLRGRGSTEAVTRLDEGWRHSPLGWVAALRGSGARTLSDAIDPGEAGLAAALLLGDGTALDRAEWDAYVRTGVVHVLAISGQHLVVLGWFAWLVLRVAGVRRRRGAWVVALLLVGYAVLTGGRPSAVRAAVMVSVVCGAIVLRRPQRPANSFALAWLIVLGFNPADPFTAGCQLSFVSVFVLVWGAGRWLAPRPLTPLEELVEDSRTLPEKLIRRGARWAAVGFAVSLILAAANGPLVLAWQNIASPVGVVLGPPLVLLTSVALVAGFVVLLTAPLAGWLAWPFARATEWCLAGCGWLVDLAERTPGGWVYAPAPPAWWLVGFYAAVAVVVLLDGRGRRVAVAATAAWLLLGLAPPARQLPADELRVTFLHVGHGGCVVLEPPDGRVVLYDAGTTLGPDAIRRTVAPFLWHRGVRRVDEVFVSHADLDHYNGLPALLDRFPVGLVTLTPSFRDRPTPAVRATLEYLEKRTVPTRVASAGNVFAAGGVTLEVLHPPADGPPGEENVRSLVLLVRHAGNTVLLTGDLEGEGQDRVTRLPAPHVDVMLAPHHGAKDANTRRAGVDRWEPGPIALWARPRLAVSCQKAGPTDHLRVAYGAVGADVWDTPTAGAIVLRSHPSGLVVEAFRTGEVRVVRRGW; this is translated from the coding sequence ATGGGCGAGCCGACCGCGACCGCCGAACCCGCCTGGCGCGAGTTCGCCCGCGCGCCGCTCGTGCCGGTCGCGCTCGCCGCAGCAGTCGGGTTAGTGCTTGATCGGTACGCGGGTGGGCCGCTCGCCGCGGAACTGCTCACGGCCGGAGCCGGTATCGTGGCGTGGGGCGTCAGTCGGCGGGCGGCGTGGCTGTGGCTCGCTGCAGCCGGCGTTGCCGCGGCCCACCATCACACGCACCGTGCTGCCTTCGACGCGGACGACATCGCGGCCTTCGCCACCGCCCGGCCGGCACCGGCGCGCGTCCGCGGCACCCTCGACGAGGAGCCCGCCCGCTTTCGGCCGCCGCGGCCGGACCCACTCCTGGGCCGGCCGTCGCCGGCGACCGCGTCGACGACTCTAGCCGTGACTGCTGTCGAGACGCGCGACGGCTGGCGCCCCGCGAGCGGCCGCGCCCGGCTGACCGTCGACGGCCGACTCGACGGGCTTCACCTCGGCGACACGGTCGAGGTGGTGGCGCTGCTGTCGCTGCCGGACGGCCCATCGAACCCGGGCGAACTCGATTACGCCTCCCTGCTCCGGGACCGCCGCGTCACCGCGTCACTCCGCGGCCGCGGCTCGACCGAAGCGGTGACGCGGCTCGACGAGGGGTGGCGGCACTCGCCGCTGGGCTGGGTCGCGGCCCTGCGCGGCTCGGGGGCGCGCACGCTCTCGGATGCGATCGACCCCGGCGAGGCCGGGCTCGCCGCGGCGCTCCTGCTCGGCGACGGTACCGCGCTCGACCGCGCCGAGTGGGACGCGTACGTCCGCACCGGCGTCGTCCACGTGCTGGCGATTTCGGGCCAACACCTCGTCGTCCTCGGTTGGTTCGCGTGGCTCGTACTGCGTGTCGCCGGCGTGCGGCGGAGGCGCGGCGCCTGGGTCGTGGCGCTGCTCCTGGTCGGCTACGCGGTACTGACCGGCGGACGGCCGTCGGCGGTACGCGCGGCAGTGATGGTGTCGGTCGTGTGCGGCGCGATCGTCCTCCGCCGTCCGCAGCGGCCGGCGAACTCCTTCGCGCTGGCCTGGCTGATCGTGCTCGGCTTCAACCCCGCCGACCCGTTCACCGCCGGCTGTCAGCTGTCGTTCGTGTCCGTGTTTGTGCTCGTGTGGGGGGCCGGTCGCTGGCTCGCGCCGCGCCCGCTCACGCCGCTGGAGGAACTGGTTGAGGACTCGCGGACGCTACCGGAGAAACTCATCCGCCGCGGCGCTCGGTGGGCGGCTGTCGGCTTTGCGGTGAGCCTCATACTCGCCGCCGCGAACGGCCCGCTTGTACTCGCGTGGCAGAACATCGCCTCGCCGGTCGGCGTGGTGCTCGGTCCGCCGCTGGTGTTGCTGACGTCGGTCGCTCTGGTCGCGGGGTTTGTTGTGCTTCTCACGGCGCCGCTGGCCGGGTGGCTGGCGTGGCCCTTCGCCCGCGCCACCGAGTGGTGCCTCGCCGGCTGCGGGTGGCTGGTCGATCTCGCGGAGCGGACCCCTGGCGGCTGGGTGTACGCGCCCGCCCCGCCGGCGTGGTGGCTCGTCGGCTTCTACGCCGCCGTCGCGGTCGTCGTGCTGCTCGACGGGCGCGGCCGCCGCGTCGCCGTGGCGGCGACCGCGGCGTGGCTGCTACTCGGCCTCGCGCCGCCGGCCCGGCAACTGCCCGCGGACGAACTGCGCGTCACGTTCCTCCACGTCGGGCACGGCGGGTGTGTCGTACTCGAACCGCCGGACGGTCGCGTCGTCCTCTACGACGCGGGGACTACGCTCGGGCCGGACGCGATCCGCCGCACGGTCGCGCCGTTTCTGTGGCACCGCGGCGTCCGGCGCGTGGACGAGGTGTTCGTGTCGCACGCCGACCTCGACCACTACAACGGTCTGCCTGCGCTCCTCGACCGATTCCCGGTCGGGCTCGTCACGCTGACGCCGAGCTTCCGCGACCGGCCAACCCCGGCCGTGCGAGCGACGCTGGAGTACCTGGAGAAACGGACCGTGCCGACGCGGGTGGCCTCGGCCGGGAACGTGTTCGCTGCGGGGGGTGTGACGCTCGAGGTGCTACACCCCCCGGCCGACGGCCCGCCGGGCGAGGAGAACGTCCGAAGCCTGGTGCTACTCGTCCGCCACGCGGGAAATACCGTCCTGCTGACCGGCGACCTGGAGGGAGAGGGGCAGGATCGCGTGACGCGACTGCCGGCGCCCCATGTTGACGTGATGCTCGCCCCGCACCACGGGGCGAAAGACGCGAACACGCGGCGAGCCGGCGTCGACCGCTGGGAGCCAGGCCCGATCGCGCTGTGGGCGCGGCCGCGACTCGCGGTGTCGTGCCAGAAGGCGGGGCCCACGGACCACCTGCGTGTCGCGTACGGCGCGGTCGGAGCCGACGTGTGGGACACGCCGACCGCCGGGGCGATCGTGCTCCGGAGTCACCCGTCGGGACTGGTGGTGGAGGCGTTTCGGACGGGGGAGGTGCGGGTGGTGCGGCGGGGCTGGTGA
- a CDS encoding inositol-3-phosphate synthase encodes MAQRRVGLWMIGACGGVSATTALGLAALTRGLTPTTGLVTALPRLAALDLDEPAAFVVGGHDVRQATLLSAVRELHRRSNVFDERTISACAPDLEAWSANVRPGVSFRPNAALAALADRPDVRAVPSPKAAVELVQRDLRAFQQAHKLDQLVVVNAASTEPPFEPGPECDAADRLAAALEKSTTALPTSTLYAYAAIDAGFPYVNLTPSRGASLPAIEGLARARGVPLAGQDLKTGETLLKSVLAPMFARRNLRVHSWVGHNILGNRDGQVLNDPENKASKVRSKDALLAELLGYRPQSLVSIEYVESLDDWKTAWDHVHFEGFLGTKMTLQFTWQGCDSLLAAPLVLDVARLSLLAQRRGESGTMGHLACFFKSPVGVTEHDFGKQFEMLELYAGG; translated from the coding sequence ATGGCCCAGCGGCGCGTCGGACTGTGGATGATCGGTGCCTGCGGCGGCGTCAGCGCCACGACCGCCCTGGGGCTCGCCGCGCTGACCCGCGGCCTCACCCCGACCACCGGCCTCGTCACCGCCCTACCCCGCCTCGCCGCCCTGGACCTGGACGAGCCCGCGGCCTTCGTCGTCGGCGGTCACGACGTGCGCCAGGCGACGCTGCTGTCGGCGGTGCGCGAACTCCACCGTCGGTCCAACGTCTTCGACGAGCGGACGATTTCGGCGTGCGCCCCGGATCTGGAGGCGTGGTCGGCGAACGTCCGCCCCGGCGTATCGTTCCGGCCTAACGCCGCACTCGCCGCCCTGGCCGACCGACCGGACGTGCGCGCCGTACCCAGTCCGAAGGCCGCCGTCGAGTTGGTGCAGCGCGACCTCCGCGCCTTCCAGCAAGCGCACAAGCTCGACCAACTCGTCGTCGTGAACGCCGCCTCGACCGAGCCGCCGTTCGAGCCCGGCCCCGAGTGCGACGCCGCAGACCGCCTCGCCGCCGCGCTGGAGAAGTCGACGACGGCGCTGCCGACGAGCACGCTCTACGCCTACGCCGCGATCGACGCCGGGTTCCCGTACGTGAACCTGACGCCGTCGCGCGGGGCGTCGCTGCCCGCAATCGAAGGTTTGGCCCGCGCCCGCGGCGTGCCCCTCGCCGGGCAGGACTTGAAGACCGGTGAGACGCTGCTGAAGTCGGTGCTGGCGCCGATGTTCGCCCGGCGGAACCTGCGCGTTCACAGCTGGGTCGGCCACAACATCCTCGGCAACCGCGACGGGCAGGTGCTGAACGACCCCGAGAACAAGGCGAGCAAGGTGCGGAGCAAGGACGCGCTGCTCGCGGAGTTGCTCGGCTACCGGCCGCAGTCGCTGGTGTCGATCGAGTACGTGGAATCGCTGGACGACTGGAAGACGGCGTGGGACCACGTCCACTTCGAGGGGTTTCTCGGCACGAAGATGACGCTGCAGTTCACGTGGCAGGGCTGCGACTCGCTCCTGGCGGCGCCGCTGGTGCTGGACGTGGCCCGGTTGTCACTGCTGGCCCAGCGCCGCGGCGAGAGCGGAACGATGGGCCACCTGGCGTGCTTCTTCAAGAGCCCCGTCGGGGTGACGGAGCACGACTTTGGAAAGCAGTTCGAGATGCTGGAGCTGTACGCGGGCGGCTAA
- a CDS encoding PKD domain-containing protein, translating into MAEAKKGGWLKAAVVGVLGLGGGAAGTYTTALIDKVVKPPLPVANFAAAADGLTVTCQNHATGETGWWDFGDGSPLEPFTPSVPSVTHTYTKAGNYSIKLVVRNFTADENERSVGVEVGGGAKTGPRLLPRISTFAVSPVSSASVAPATFRLTADVSDADNCVFDYGDGRLEVAGGGRIDRLVTFDKPGAFPIQLMAHNATAAAKQAQSVKVDAPAEGTLVAVLRVLDSGTRVERQTHNETVAVPAPKDSRRAAFTRAIPARPGAVLVSAVAAGNVAGVRNLRVEVSADRKSAVVTGEWAGKGGSDVLVPVQLVEERTTTVQGMPETITGVFATFGSRTTLTLPLPPAPTGIANPRRKMSLEIRQSGPAGTGRVVAAAPDVTFPWTGRVAAFVPVRAEVVGGQVVLTAGN; encoded by the coding sequence ATGGCGGAGGCGAAAAAGGGCGGCTGGCTAAAAGCCGCCGTCGTCGGCGTGTTGGGCCTCGGCGGCGGCGCCGCCGGCACGTACACCACCGCCCTGATCGACAAGGTGGTCAAGCCGCCGCTACCGGTCGCCAACTTCGCGGCCGCCGCGGACGGCCTCACCGTCACCTGTCAGAACCACGCCACCGGTGAGACCGGCTGGTGGGACTTCGGCGACGGCAGCCCGCTCGAGCCGTTCACGCCGTCCGTCCCGTCCGTCACGCACACCTACACCAAGGCCGGCAACTACAGCATCAAGCTTGTCGTCCGCAACTTCACCGCCGACGAGAACGAGCGGTCCGTGGGCGTGGAGGTGGGCGGGGGCGCGAAAACCGGTCCGCGCCTGCTCCCGAGGATCTCGACGTTCGCCGTCAGCCCGGTGTCGTCGGCCTCGGTCGCGCCTGCCACCTTCCGCCTCACCGCCGACGTGTCCGACGCCGACAACTGCGTCTTCGACTACGGCGACGGCCGGCTCGAGGTCGCCGGCGGCGGCAGGATCGACCGGCTCGTCACGTTCGATAAACCAGGCGCGTTCCCGATCCAGCTGATGGCGCACAACGCCACCGCCGCCGCGAAGCAGGCCCAGTCCGTGAAGGTGGACGCGCCCGCCGAGGGAACACTCGTCGCCGTCCTGCGCGTGCTCGACAGCGGCACGCGTGTCGAGCGGCAGACGCACAACGAAACGGTCGCGGTGCCCGCCCCGAAGGACTCGCGCCGGGCGGCCTTCACCCGCGCCATCCCGGCGCGGCCGGGGGCGGTGCTCGTGAGTGCGGTCGCCGCCGGGAACGTAGCCGGCGTGCGAAACCTCCGGGTGGAGGTCAGTGCCGACCGAAAGTCCGCCGTCGTGACCGGTGAGTGGGCGGGGAAGGGCGGGTCGGACGTGCTCGTGCCCGTGCAACTCGTCGAGGAGCGGACGACGACCGTGCAGGGGATGCCGGAGACGATCACCGGCGTGTTCGCCACCTTTGGCAGCCGCACGACTCTGACTCTCCCACTGCCGCCGGCCCCGACCGGAATCGCGAACCCGCGTCGCAAGATGTCACTGGAAATTCGTCAGTCGGGTCCCGCCGGCACCGGCCGCGTCGTCGCGGCGGCGCCGGACGTGACGTTCCCGTGGACCGGCCGCGTCGCCGCCTTCGTGCCGGTGCGGGCCGAAGTGGTCGGCGGCCAGGTCGTGCTCACCGCCGGCAACTGA
- a CDS encoding phytanoyl-CoA dioxygenase family protein codes for MPSPLTAEQVREYHDAGSVLAKGFFDAAEIDLLRRAAKEDHELDRRSFGRADGEGGVVRLSLWNHPGDGVYGMFARCARLVRSCEALLGGEVYHYHSKMILKDAKVGGAWAWHQDYGYWYQNGVLEPLLTSVFIAVDPCTRANGCLQVVTNSHHCGRITHVLTGDQAGADRERVAEVLKRPERFPLVYVEMDPGDALFFHPNLLHRSDQNTSDHPRWAMICCYNAARNDPYKDSHHPRYTPLKVVPDAAIREVGVKRFADSGDVAWLEDQRDSSAKSLLDRE; via the coding sequence GTGCCCTCTCCCCTCACCGCCGAGCAAGTCCGCGAGTACCACGACGCCGGCTCCGTGCTGGCGAAGGGCTTCTTCGACGCCGCCGAAATCGACCTGCTGCGCCGGGCCGCGAAGGAAGACCACGAGCTGGACCGGCGCTCGTTCGGCCGGGCCGACGGCGAGGGCGGCGTGGTGCGGCTGAGCCTGTGGAACCACCCCGGCGACGGCGTGTACGGCATGTTCGCGCGGTGCGCGAGGCTGGTCCGCAGCTGCGAGGCGCTGCTGGGCGGCGAGGTGTACCACTACCACTCGAAGATGATCCTCAAGGACGCGAAGGTCGGCGGCGCCTGGGCGTGGCACCAGGACTACGGCTACTGGTACCAGAACGGCGTGCTCGAACCGCTTCTCACCAGCGTGTTCATCGCCGTGGACCCGTGCACGCGGGCGAACGGCTGCCTCCAGGTGGTGACGAACTCGCACCACTGCGGCCGCATCACGCACGTCCTCACCGGCGACCAGGCCGGGGCCGACCGCGAGCGCGTGGCCGAGGTGCTGAAGCGGCCGGAGCGGTTCCCGCTGGTGTACGTCGAGATGGACCCCGGCGACGCGCTGTTTTTCCACCCGAACCTGTTGCACCGCTCCGATCAGAACACGTCGGACCACCCGCGCTGGGCGATGATCTGCTGCTACAACGCGGCGCGGAACGACCCGTACAAGGACAGCCACCACCCGCGGTACACGCCGCTGAAGGTGGTGCCGGACGCGGCAATCCGCGAGGTGGGGGTGAAGCGCTTCGCCGACTCGGGCGACGTGGCGTGGCTCGAAGACCAGCGGGACAGCAGCGCGAAGTCGCTGCTCGACCGTGAATGA